One uncultured Draconibacterium sp. genomic window, TACGCAAATAAGGGCATACCATAATCCTATATATGCTTTCCCTTTCATTTGTAAGTTGTTATATTCAAATTTAGGCAAGACCATAGTTTAAAGGGGTATAGTATGTTCCTAATTTGAGGGTGTAAATGGTTTATTTATACTCAGTTAAAATCCTTTTTTTGTTTCCTTTTGGATGAAAAAAAATAAGCAGTTTTAAAAGATTTTATCGGTATTTTTTACTCCGACAATCAGCTATTTTAAAGTTAATGTTTGTTCATGCAAAAGATAATGTCAGCCCAAAAAGGTGGAATATTGCAGGTGGAGACCACACTTTATCTTGCTTTAAACTTTCATGTGATACGTAATTTGGTGAGACTCGTGTAATGTGTTGAAACAAGAATGATGTAATATTTTTGGAAAATTCGCTGATGTTTCCGATATTCATCGCGATTTTTCTTATTGTAAAAAGAACAAAAAGATGGATTTTCTTGTAGATAAATGAAGTTTTTTATTCAAATTTGCAACCTGAATTCGACTCAGATCAGCACATTTAAACTGAGTTAGTTTGATCTGAGACGATTGGATTTACAAAATCGATTTAACGATAAAGCTAATTTGGCAAAAATATACTACCAAAATGAACAAACTATTTAATACCCGACTTGAAAAGGTGAAGGACAATTTTAAAGCACTTACTGAGCAAAAAAATGAAAAGCTTTTTCTGAAAACGGAATTTATAATCGGTACAAAAACCGGTTGTTACCCGTGAGCACATTCCTTTGCACTGGCGTTATGATTTAAATTCGGAAAGCAATCCGTATTTTATGGAACGAATTGGTTTTAATGCGGCTTTTAACGCGGGAGCCATGAAACTTGGCGATAAATACATAATGGTTGTTCGGGTAGAAGGCAACGACAGGAAATCGTTTTTTGCCATAGCCGAAAGTCCAAATGGAATTGATAATTTTCGGTTTTGGGATAAACCTATTACGTTGCCACAAAACGAAAAACCGGACACGAATGTGTACGATATGCGTTTAACGCAACACGATGACGGGTGGATTTATGGTGTTTTTTGTACCGAGCGAAAAGATCCTTCGGCACCCGAAGGTGATACCTCAACAGCAATGGCAGAAGCAGGAATTGCCCGCACCAAAGACCTGATAACCTGGGAGCGTTTACCCGATCTGATTTCAACAACCGGTCAACAACGAAACGTGGTTCTTTTCCCTCATCTGATTGATGGGAAGTATGCTTTTTATACTCGTCCGCAAGATGGTTTTATTGATACCGGTAAGGGAGGTGGAATTGGTTTTGGCTTGTCGGAAACCATTGAAAAACCTGAAGTAAAAGAGGAGGTTATTGTAGATGCAAAAACCTACCATACCATTTATGAGGTAAAAAATGGTTTGGGACCAGCTCCGATAAAAACAGAGCACGGGTGGTTGCAGTTGGCACATGGAGTTAGAAATACGGCTGCAGGCTTGCGCTATACTTTATACATGTTTATGACCGATTTAGAGAAACCGTGGCTTGTAATTCATAAACCGCATGGTCATTTTATCGCTCCTTTAAAAGACGAAAGAGTGGGGGACGTTTCAAATGTTGTTTTCTCGAATGGCTGGATAAAAGATGAGGATGGTACTGTATACATTTATTATGCCTCTTCGGATACGCGCATGCATGTTGCTACTTCAACGGTTAAACAGCTAATCGATTATTGTATGAATTCTCCTCAGGACAAATTGTATTCACACGAATCGGTGCAAACAATAAACCAACTCGTTGACGCAAACAACAAGTTAATGAACCTGCTTTAATCCAAAAAATACTCTTTGCATGGCCACTTTATCTGAAAATATTATTTGCGGGTAATCTCGGAAATAAAAGTAGCTGAAGTGGTTGATTACTATTTTGATATACAACAATGAAACTAAAACCTATATTTGAGAAACTCAGTGATGAAATGTCGCTTGAGTTGGAAAACATTTTGGAATTCTGGAGTGCCAAAACTATTGATAAGCAGGCAGGAGGTTTTGTAGGGCAAATTGATCAGGACGGGACAATTGCTATTAATGCATCGAAAGGTGTAGTTTTAAATGCCCGTCTTCTCTGGACTTTTTCGGCCGCGTACAGAATAATCGGTTCGGAGAAATTGGAGAGCTTGGCCAACAGAGCTTATGAATACCTCTTAAACTATGCATGGGACAAGGAAAATGGTGGTTTATACTGGGAACTTGATTTTGAAGGTAATCCTGTAAATACCCGTAAACAAGCTTATGCTCAGGGATTTGGAATTTATGCTTTGTCGGAATATTATATGGCAACCGGAAATTCTAAGAGTCTCGAATATGCAAAAAAGCTCTATTCTATTTTAGAAAATCACTTTCTGGATGAAGAAAATGGTGGTTACATTGAAGCATTGGATAAGGACTGGAAACCGATGGCAGATATGCGTTTAAGCGAAAAAGACGCCAATTTTCCCAAATCGATGAATACCCATTTACATATTCTGGAACCCTATACAAATTTATACCGGGCATGGAAAACGGATGAACTTAGAAGTAAGATC contains:
- a CDS encoding glycosidase is translated as MERIGFNAAFNAGAMKLGDKYIMVVRVEGNDRKSFFAIAESPNGIDNFRFWDKPITLPQNEKPDTNVYDMRLTQHDDGWIYGVFCTERKDPSAPEGDTSTAMAEAGIARTKDLITWERLPDLISTTGQQRNVVLFPHLIDGKYAFYTRPQDGFIDTGKGGGIGFGLSETIEKPEVKEEVIVDAKTYHTIYEVKNGLGPAPIKTEHGWLQLAHGVRNTAAGLRYTLYMFMTDLEKPWLVIHKPHGHFIAPLKDERVGDVSNVVFSNGWIKDEDGTVYIYYASSDTRMHVATSTVKQLIDYCMNSPQDKLYSHESVQTINQLVDANNKLMNLL
- a CDS encoding AGE family epimerase/isomerase, with product MKLKPIFEKLSDEMSLELENILEFWSAKTIDKQAGGFVGQIDQDGTIAINASKGVVLNARLLWTFSAAYRIIGSEKLESLANRAYEYLLNYAWDKENGGLYWELDFEGNPVNTRKQAYAQGFGIYALSEYYMATGNSKSLEYAKKLYSILENHFLDEENGGYIEALDKDWKPMADMRLSEKDANFPKSMNTHLHILEPYTNLYRAWKTDELRSKIAHILDVFQNRIINPETGHFTLFFEMDWTRRCDIVSYGHDIEGAWLLHEAAHEIEDAERIKTIQKSALRLVNVTLNEGTDTDGSLFYERDGEHLVSDKHWWPQAEAMVGLMDAWEISGEKKYLEEIVRVWEFIKENIIDYENGEWFGRVDRKNEPVQSEDKVGFWKCPYHNTRAMIEMMIRIQKALEQNSFVEV